GAAGCCGGAGTCGGGATCGGGGTCGAGGTCGGGGTCGGGGTCGGGGGCGCCACCAGCGAGCACGGAGGTGGCCCCGATGGTAGACCTCGCAGTCTCCGGCGCACGGTTGGCCGGTGCGTTCCTGCTGGTCGCGCTGAACGGTTTTTTCGTCGCCTCGGAGTTCGCCTACGTTCGCGTCCGCTCCTCAGCCGTCGAGCAACTCGTCGCCGAGGGTCGGACCGGAGCGAAGCTCCTGCAAGATGCCGTCGACAACTTAGACGACTATCTCGCGACTACTCAACTCGGCATCACTATCGCCTCGCTGGGGCTCGGGTGGCTCGGCGAGCCGGCCGTCGCAGCGCTGCTCGAGCCGGTACTCGCACCCCTACTCCCGGAGAGCGCCCTGCATCTCGTGGCCTTTGCGGTCGGCTTCGGTTTCATCACATTCCTCCACGTCGTTTTCGGCGAACTCGCGCCGAAGACGGTCGCCATCGCCGAGGCCGAGCGAGTCGCCCTGCTGGTCTCGCCGCCGATGAAGTTCTTTTACTACGTGCTGCTCCCCGGCATCATCGTCTTCAACGGGACGGCGAATCGCTTCACCCGATTGCTCGGCATCCCGCCGGCCTCCGAAACCGACGAGACGCTCTCTGAGGACGAAATTCGGACCGTACTGGCTCGATCCGGTCAGCAGGGAGAGATCGCCACCGATGAGGTCGAGATGATCGACCAGATTTTCGAACTCGACAACACTGACGTCCGCGAAGTGATGGTCCCGCGGCCGGACGCGATCACCGTCACCAGCGATCAGTCAGTTGCAGCGGTTCGATCGCTGATCCTCGAGGCGGGCCACACCCGGTATCCCGTCGTCGATGCCGACGACCCCGATCAGGTGGTGGGCTTCGTCGACACCAAGGACGTGTTACGAGCGCTCGAGGACGAGCAGTCCCTCGAGTCGTTGACCGCAGGGGACATCGCTCACGAGCTGCCGATCGTTCCCGAAACGACGCCGGCGGTCGATCTCTTGGAGCAACTCCAGCGCGACCGGGTCCAACTCGCTGCGGTCATCGACGAGTGGGGCGTCTTCGAAGGACTGGTCACGGTCGAGGACGTCGTCGAGGAGATCGTCGGCGACCTCCGCGACACGTTCGATGCCGACGAGCCGTCGATCGATCGGCGCGGGGACGGCGCCTACGTCGTCGACGGCGGGGTCACGGTATCGGCGGTCAACGAGCACTTGGACGCCAACTTCGAGGCGGAGACGTTCGGTACCATCGGCGGGCTCGTCCTCGATCGACTGGGCCGCGCGCCGGAGGTCGGCGACCGGATCGAAGTCGACGACTACGCGCTCGAGGTCGCCGCCGTCGAGGGGGCTCGGGTCGACTCGCTGGTGGTCCGCGAGGAACCGCGGACCGCGGAGTCCTCCGAGTGACGATCGGCGCGAATCGACGATTCCATCCCGGCGAGCTGTCCGACTCCGATTCGAGCCCGTAGATTAATTTCCCACGGCGGTGATCGACCAACCATGGTAGATAATAGCTTACACGACAAGCAGGAGCCGTTAAAGCGAGAGTACGAAACGAACCCGGAAGCGGCACAGCTCACCCTCACGGCGACCGGCGAGGAGCAGGACGACGCTCGAGCGTGCAACGTCGACATCGGGCGTGCGATCTACGAGGCTGAGTTACACGAGGGCGCCGGCGGGCCCGGGTCCGGCGCCTGTTCGGGCGATCTTCTGCTGGGGGCGCTGGCGGCGTGTTCCCAGCTCACGGCCCAGGCCGTCGCGGAGAACTTCGGCATCGGGGACGAGGTCGATATCAGCGTCGAGGCCAGCGGCGACCTCGATCTCCGGGGCACGATGGGCGTCGACGAGGACGCCCCAGTGGGTTTCGAGGAGCTTCGTCTCGACGTCACGGTCGAGGGTGACGTCGACGAGGAGACGAAAGCAGCGCTGCAGAAGTATACCGAGCGATACTGCGTCGTGTATCAAACCCTCGAGAACCCGTCGGGTGTCGAGACGGCGTGGACGTTCGAGTAGGTGCGGAAGCGCGCTACCGGTAGGACAACTCGAGTTCGAGCGCGCGCTCGAGTAACTCGTCGTCGTAGTACTCGGCGGTCTGGTCCGGTCGGCGCTCGTCGATCGTCCGCACCGTCCGCACCGTGTTCACGAAGTTCTTGAACGTCGCCTCGTCGACCATCTGGCCGTCGATCGTCACCGCGCCGGTCCCCTCACGTTTGGCCTCGTTGAACCGCTCGATCTTGTGCACGTCGCGCTCGAGCTCTTCGGGCGTGGGCATGTGGATCGTGTTGGCCTGGATCGTCTGCTTCGGATACAGCGACCAGGAACCGTCCAGTCCCAACCGGGCCTCGTGTTCGACTTGATCGGCGTACGCCTCGGCGTTGTAGTAGGTCAGGCCGGCGCGTTCCTTGAACAGGTCGTCGAACGGGCCGCCGATCGAGAGCAGTCCTGCGGCGCTGGCCTCGTTCGAGAGCGCCTCGAGCAGCCCGTCCCAGCGCGGACGGCCGTCGCCCAAGTCGCGGCCGCCGAGTTCGGCGGTGTAGTCGACGGGCCCGAACACGAGTGCGGTGAGCCGGGAGTCCTCGCCGAACTTCGCGATTTCGCGCAGATCCGAGCGCGCCCGGCCGGTCTCGACGATGATCGAGAGCCCGATCGAGCCGTCGGCGTAGCCGTGCTCGCGCTCGGCCTCCGCGACGGTCTCGGCGGCACGTCGGACGTCCTCGAGGCGGCCGACCTTGGGGACGACGACGCCGTCGATCTCGTCGCCGATCTCGGCCACGAGTCGGTCGACCTGCTCGCGGCCCTTCTCGCGGTACGTTTCGTCCTCGTAGCTCCACTCGACGCGGGGCCAGATCTCGCCGGGGAACTCGTACCGGGGAACCTGCTCGATGGTGTTCTCGAGGCCCTCGGCCTTCATGTCCGGCGCGGTACCGTCCTCTAAGTCGGGCACGAGCCAGTCAGGGGCCTGGAAGCCGTCGGCCTCGAGGCCGGAGGTGAGGTACTTCGCCGAGTCCTCTTTGGGAACGGCGGCCGGTGCGGTCTGGAAGGTTCGACAGAGTCGGATGTCTGTGTCGGTGTCGTCGGTCGTCATCTGTGGATTTGTGGGTTGGATGGGGGTGTTCCGGTGGGTGTCGTCGGTGTGCTATCGGGATCGCTTCTGAATCTCCGCGGTTCGAATACCCGAGTAGACGGGCTCGTCGTTCTGGTTGAACGCGACGTGTTCGAAGCGGACCGTGCCCGCCTCCTCGGGCGCGCTCGAGTCGTCGTCGGCCTCGAGCACCCGCGTGAACGCGTAGACGGTGTCGCCAGGGGTGACGAAGGTGTGGAACGACTCGTCGTCGAAGCCGACCTCGCGCCAGGTCCGTTCGTCCGAGCGAGCGTGACCGAGCGCCGTCGAGCGGGTCACGTCGCCGTAGGTGACGATGTCGCCCGAGGGCGCGTCGGCCATCGCGTCGGCGTTGTGGTGCTGTTTGGCGGTGTTGAGCGTCGCCAGCGGCAGCGAGGCCACGGTGACGTCGTCCTGCGTGCGGCCGCGTTCGTGGCGATAAGCGACGGCCGCGTCGCGGTCGGCGGCGTCCTCGAGGGCCGCGACGAAGTCCTCGTAGGAGCCGCCGTCGGGGGTGACGAAGGTCTCGGGGAGGTCAGGTGCGGGGTCGTCGCCGTCGCCATCGTCCTCGGCCGCCGCCGCGCCGCTTCCGTCGGTCTCGAGCGGCTCCCGGCGCGGGATCATGTTCGTCCGTTCGTACGAGCAGAGGACGTCGTCCGTCTCGGCGTCTCGTCCCCGCGTCCGCCAAGTGACGATGCCGTACTGCGGGCGCGAACTCGAGGTTGCTGTCGAAACGACTTCGCTCTCGACGCGGAGTTCAGTGCCCGGCGAGACGGGCGCGCCGGGGAATCGCACGTCCGTCCGCCCGAGGAAGTAGCCGCCCTTCTCGCTCAAATCCTCGACGGTGATCCCGAGCGTCGCCGCGGTGAGGTAGTCGGGATGGATCGGCGGTTCGTCGAACCCGCGCTCGCGGGCGGCGTCGGTGCGCCAGTAGGCCGGATCGTGGTTCAGCGTCTGGCTCATCCACGTCTCGTTGCCCCAGCGGGTGAGCCGGAGGCCGCGGTCGTGGTCGAGGACGGCGCCCTCCGCGAAGTCCTCGAAGTAGTTGCCCTTCTCCTTCGTTTCGGCGCGCTCGAGGGCCCGCGCGAAGGTGTCGGGGTCGGTCCACTCGATCGAGTCGTCATCAGTCATCGGCAGTCACCTCGTCGCTTTCGGCCGAGGCGTCGGTCCGTCGCTGCGCTCGCTCCCGGCGGGCGACCGTCCGCCGCATCTCGTTCTCGACGATCATGTACCCCTCGTCGAAGCCCATGCCGGGTTTCGCGAGCACCTGCGCGGCGTCGGTCGCCAACGCCACGTGCGCACAGGCGCGTGCGGACGTCTCGGTCTCGTTGCAGGTCCCGCCCAGGTAGGCGCGGGTGTCGGTCCCCTCGCAGTAGCGGACCGCCCGCCCGCTGCGCTGGACGCCGCCCAGATCGGGCGTCTTGACCTGCACGAGGTCGGCCGCACCCGCGTCGACGAACGCCCGCACGTCCTCGAGCGTGTTGCACCACTCGTCGGCGACGATGTCGACGCCGACGCCGGCATCGGCCAGTCCCTCGCGCAGTTCGACCATCGCGTGGATCTGCTCGGCGCGGCCGCCCGCGTCCATCGGCCCCTCGATCTGGATCGGGTACGGCGCGGCGGCTGCCTCGAGATCCGCGAAGTAGTCGACGACCTCGACCCGGTCGTAGGGCGGGCCGAAGAGCTCACCGATCATGCCGTAGACGTCGATGTGGAACCGCGGCTCGTAGTCGTCGGGGCCTAACTCTTGGGAGCGTTTCCCGAGCCACTCGACGTACTCGAGCAGGGTCTCGCCGTCCGCGCCGATCTTCTCGCGGCTGTTGATGAGCCCGTGGGGCAGGACGGGCACGCGCTTGACGAACATCTTCTCGGCGTTGGTGTAGCGGTCGTCGCCGGACTGGCCGAAGACCGGCACCGGCTCGGTCGCGGGCTCGGTGCCGAGTGCGTCGGCGAGCACGTCCGTCCGCGTGGTGTTTTGTGCGCCGGCAGCCGCAGCCAACAGCGCCTGCGAGACGCCGTAGCGGATCGCCGTGTGGAGCCGATCCCCGTTCACTTGCAACTCCTCGAGTGCCTCCGCGTTCTCGAGGAAGGCGGTCGGGTCCCGGCCCTCGAGTTCGTCGGCGACGGGGCCCTCGACGACGGGCGCGTACTCGTCGGCCTGAAACAGCGGATCGCGGCCGCCGGCCCCGGAGTACTGCACCGCGGCGCAGTCGCCCCGCACCGTCGTACCGTCCTCGAGTTCGACGTCGACGATGAGCGTCTCGCCGGCTTGGCGGATTTCGTCGAACCCCTCGGTTACGGGGTCGCCGTCGTAGGTGAATCCGTCCTGGCGGGCGCCCCGCTTGATCGCGCGCTGGTCGTCGAAGAAGAACCCGGAGTAGCCGGGCGTCGCGTGGATCGCCGTAATCGTCGTCTCGGTCGTCATTAGATATCACCCTGCGAGGTCGATTGCGACCGCGACTGCGGTCGGCCGATGAGCTTCCCGTCGCTGATCGCGTCGACGTCGTCCGCGACCATCCTGAAGGACTGATCGCGGCCCTCGGTGTCGGCGCGCCGGGAGAGCCGGGCCTTGTGGATCTCCTTGATATCGTCGTCCATCGCGAGATCGCCCCACTCGAAGATGCGGACGCGGCCGTCGTCGTCGCGGGCCGGGAGCACGGCGCCTCTCGCGCTGTCGCTGGGTGCGAAGGGAACGTCGAGCGCGCCTGACTCGAACGCTTTCAGCGTCCCCTGGACTACGTCGCCGTCGCCGTGCTCGAGCACGGTGTCCATCAGACACCGCGTCTCGCGTTCGATCAGGTCCTGTTCCTCCTGGATGCCGTCGATGTCGATGTTCTGCTCGATCGCCATGTCGATGACCTGTCTCGTGGTGCGGAGGCCGGCGGCGTTGGCCTCCTTGGTCGGCACGCCCTGGAACTCCTGGGGCGACTTCGTGATGACCTTGTCGGGCTGTGCGATGGCGGCGGTCATCCCGCCGAGGCCGATGACGCCGTTCGCGCGGGCCTCGTCCGGCGGGAAGCCGCCCATCCACTCGTGGAAGACCGTCGTGACGACGACCTCGTCGGGGAGGAACTCGTCGCCGAGCTTCTGTAAGGCGTTCAGGGCGGCCACGTCCTGGACGACGTTACCGACCTGTCCGTAGCCGAGCGTGATCGAGCGCACGCCCTGCGTGGCGGCGAGTTGCCCCTCGATCAGCATGATCGCGATCGCGATCGACGGCGGCACGAGCGTGCCGGTGAGGGGACCGAACGGCTCGCGGTTGATCCGCACGCCCCGCTCGGTGTAGGCTCCCGCGAGGCGGTCCACGAACTGCCAGCGCTCGATCGTCTCCTCGAGCCCGTGCCGTTTGGTGTACGGAATGTTGTAGGAGATCGGACCGCCCTCGAAACTCTGGAAGCCGCCCGCGAAGGTGATCGCCGCGAGCAGCCGGGCGTCGGGGGTCCCGTGGCGGACCTCGATCGGGGCGTCGATCGCCTCTATCAGTTTCCGGCAGCCCTCGACGCCGTGATTGACCGCAGGAAAGCCGTTCAAGGTGTCCTCGCCGGTCTCGCGGGCATTCTCGAGTCCCTCCTGGGCCTTCTCGTACTCGTTGTCGCGCGTGTACGAGTCGATGGTGGTGGGGAGCAGATCCGCCTTCCCCTCCCCGTGGAGGTACTCGAGCAGTTCGATCTGGTCCTCGAGGCGGGGGACGCCCGCCCGCGGCTGCAGGAGCGGTTTGTCCGCCGACTCGAGGACGTCTGCGAACCGCTTACGGTCGGGGAGCGACTCGTGGTAGCGAATTGCTTCCTCGAAGTCGACCTCGTCGCCGGTGGGCCAGTCGGACCGGATTTCCTCGTCGATGCGCCGTAGCTGGTCGGCCGGAATGCGTTCGTCGCGTATCATCGAGATCTACGAACTCACCGTGGCGCGTTCCGACTCGGTCGGTGTGATCTTGAGGTCCCGCCGGAGGGCGGCGATGGCTTCCTCGGGGTCGGTCTCGGAGTCGAAGACCCGATCGAAGCCGAGCTCGCGGAAGGTGCGCCGCGTCTGCTCGAAGTCGTCCTGGCCGACGGCGAGGTTGCCGCCGATGTAGGTGACGGCCTCGACGCCCGCGTCCTCCAAGACCTCGTGGAAGCCCTGGCAGTCCTGCTCGGCGTGTCCGTAGAGCGAGGAGACCAGTACGGCCTCGGCGTCGTGTGCTACGGCTGCCTCGGCGAACTCCTCCTGGGAGGTCTGGACGCCGAGGTTGACGACGTCGAAGCCTGCCGCGCTGAACGCCTGCTCTAGGATCGTGATGCCAACGACGTGAGCGTCGGAGCCGATCACGCCGAGGACGACCGTTCCGGACATCGTATTCGCGACGATGAGAGCGCGGGCTATAAAGTTAATGATCTTCCATGATAATATTCTTTAATGGTGTTTAACCGAACAGTGTGGCATACAGCCACAACATCATTATTGATAGTAAAGGTTTTTGCGTCCGGCCCGGGACGGTGGCTCCATGGGTGCGCTTTCGAACCTGCGCGTGCTGGATCTGACCCAGGTGCTCGCCGGCCCGTACTGTACGATGTTGCTCGCGGACATGGGCGCGGACGTGGTAAAGATCGAGCGCCCCGGCGGCGATCTCATCCGCTCGAACCCGCCGTACGTCTCCGATCCCGACGAGGAGGCCTACGGCGGCTACTTCCAGAGCGTCAACCGCGGGAAGAAGAGCCTCGAGCTCGATTTCGGCGACGAGGAGGACCGCGCGGACTTCCTCTCGCTCGTCGAGGAGGCCGACGTCGTCGTCGAGAACTACCGCGCGGGCACGATGGAGAAGTACGACCTCGGCTACGAGACGCTGCGCGAGCACAACCCGGGGTTGATCTACTCCTCGATCCGCGGGTTCGGCGATCCGCGCACGGGGGAGACGGACCGGCAGGGCCAGCCCTCATTCGACCTCATCGCGCAGGCGCTGGGCGGCGTGATGGAGATCACGGGCCAAGAGGACGGGCCGCCGACGAAGGTCGGCCCCGGCATCGGCGACCTCTTCACCGCGACGCTGAACTGCATCGGCATCCTCGCGGCCGTCAATCACCGCGAACAGACCGGCGAGGGGCAGTACGTCGACACCGGCATGTACGACTCGATGCTCAGCCTCACCGAGCGCGCGATCTACCAGCAGTCCTACACCGGCGAGGCGCCCACGCGGCAGGGGAATTCCCACCCGACGCTGTTTCCCTACGACGCGTTCGAAACTAACGACGGGTACGCCGTCATCGCCGCCTTCGGCACCAACCACTGGCAGGCGCTGTGCGACGCGATGGACCGCGAGGACCTCGCGGACGCCCATCCGACCGCCGCCGATCGCCTCGAGCACCGCGAGCACCTCCGCGAGCAGATCGCCGACTGGGCGAGCGGCCTCGAAACCGACGAGCTGGTCGGCCGACTCGAGGGCCGCGTACCGGCCGCGCCGGTCCAGTCGACCGAGGAAATCTTCGACGATCCCCACGTGCACGATCGGGACATGCTCGTGCCGGTGGAACAGCCCGGAGCGGGCGAGACGGTCGAGATCGCGGGGAACCCGATCAAGATGACCGCGACGCCGCCGGAACCGCGCGGCCGGGCGCCGCTGCTCGACGAACACCGCGAGGACGTGCTGGGCGAGGAAAGCGAGGTGGCGGCCGACGACTGAGGCGAGGTGCGGTCCGTTTCCGGTTCGTCGATTCTG
This portion of the Halopiger aswanensis genome encodes:
- a CDS encoding hemolysin family protein encodes the protein MVDLAVSGARLAGAFLLVALNGFFVASEFAYVRVRSSAVEQLVAEGRTGAKLLQDAVDNLDDYLATTQLGITIASLGLGWLGEPAVAALLEPVLAPLLPESALHLVAFAVGFGFITFLHVVFGELAPKTVAIAEAERVALLVSPPMKFFYYVLLPGIIVFNGTANRFTRLLGIPPASETDETLSEDEIRTVLARSGQQGEIATDEVEMIDQIFELDNTDVREVMVPRPDAITVTSDQSVAAVRSLILEAGHTRYPVVDADDPDQVVGFVDTKDVLRALEDEQSLESLTAGDIAHELPIVPETTPAVDLLEQLQRDRVQLAAVIDEWGVFEGLVTVEDVVEEIVGDLRDTFDADEPSIDRRGDGAYVVDGGVTVSAVNEHLDANFEAETFGTIGGLVLDRLGRAPEVGDRIEVDDYALEVAAVEGARVDSLVVREEPRTAESSE
- a CDS encoding OsmC family protein; translated protein: MVDNSLHDKQEPLKREYETNPEAAQLTLTATGEEQDDARACNVDIGRAIYEAELHEGAGGPGSGACSGDLLLGALAACSQLTAQAVAENFGIGDEVDISVEASGDLDLRGTMGVDEDAPVGFEELRLDVTVEGDVDEETKAALQKYTERYCVVYQTLENPSGVETAWTFE
- the citE gene encoding L-malyl-CoA/beta-methylmalyl-CoA lyase gives rise to the protein MTTDDTDTDIRLCRTFQTAPAAVPKEDSAKYLTSGLEADGFQAPDWLVPDLEDGTAPDMKAEGLENTIEQVPRYEFPGEIWPRVEWSYEDETYREKGREQVDRLVAEIGDEIDGVVVPKVGRLEDVRRAAETVAEAEREHGYADGSIGLSIIVETGRARSDLREIAKFGEDSRLTALVFGPVDYTAELGGRDLGDGRPRWDGLLEALSNEASAAGLLSIGGPFDDLFKERAGLTYYNAEAYADQVEHEARLGLDGSWSLYPKQTIQANTIHMPTPEELERDVHKIERFNEAKREGTGAVTIDGQMVDEATFKNFVNTVRTVRTIDERRPDQTAEYYDDELLERALELELSYR
- the mch gene encoding 2-methylfumaryl-CoA hydratase — its product is MTDDDSIEWTDPDTFARALERAETKEKGNYFEDFAEGAVLDHDRGLRLTRWGNETWMSQTLNHDPAYWRTDAARERGFDEPPIHPDYLTAATLGITVEDLSEKGGYFLGRTDVRFPGAPVSPGTELRVESEVVSTATSSSRPQYGIVTWRTRGRDAETDDVLCSYERTNMIPRREPLETDGSGAAAAEDDGDGDDPAPDLPETFVTPDGGSYEDFVAALEDAADRDAAVAYRHERGRTQDDVTVASLPLATLNTAKQHHNADAMADAPSGDIVTYGDVTRSTALGHARSDERTWREVGFDDESFHTFVTPGDTVYAFTRVLEADDDSSAPEEAGTVRFEHVAFNQNDEPVYSGIRTAEIQKRSR
- a CDS encoding methylaspartate ammonia-lyase; the protein is MTTETTITAIHATPGYSGFFFDDQRAIKRGARQDGFTYDGDPVTEGFDEIRQAGETLIVDVELEDGTTVRGDCAAVQYSGAGGRDPLFQADEYAPVVEGPVADELEGRDPTAFLENAEALEELQVNGDRLHTAIRYGVSQALLAAAAGAQNTTRTDVLADALGTEPATEPVPVFGQSGDDRYTNAEKMFVKRVPVLPHGLINSREKIGADGETLLEYVEWLGKRSQELGPDDYEPRFHIDVYGMIGELFGPPYDRVEVVDYFADLEAAAAPYPIQIEGPMDAGGRAEQIHAMVELREGLADAGVGVDIVADEWCNTLEDVRAFVDAGAADLVQVKTPDLGGVQRSGRAVRYCEGTDTRAYLGGTCNETETSARACAHVALATDAAQVLAKPGMGFDEGYMIVENEMRRTVARRERAQRRTDASAESDEVTADD
- a CDS encoding methylaspartate mutase subunit E, translated to MIRDERIPADQLRRIDEEIRSDWPTGDEVDFEEAIRYHESLPDRKRFADVLESADKPLLQPRAGVPRLEDQIELLEYLHGEGKADLLPTTIDSYTRDNEYEKAQEGLENARETGEDTLNGFPAVNHGVEGCRKLIEAIDAPIEVRHGTPDARLLAAITFAGGFQSFEGGPISYNIPYTKRHGLEETIERWQFVDRLAGAYTERGVRINREPFGPLTGTLVPPSIAIAIMLIEGQLAATQGVRSITLGYGQVGNVVQDVAALNALQKLGDEFLPDEVVVTTVFHEWMGGFPPDEARANGVIGLGGMTAAIAQPDKVITKSPQEFQGVPTKEANAAGLRTTRQVIDMAIEQNIDIDGIQEEQDLIERETRCLMDTVLEHGDGDVVQGTLKAFESGALDVPFAPSDSARGAVLPARDDDGRVRIFEWGDLAMDDDIKEIHKARLSRRADTEGRDQSFRMVADDVDAISDGKLIGRPQSRSQSTSQGDI
- the glmS gene encoding methylaspartate mutase subunit S, with the translated sequence MVANTMSGTVVLGVIGSDAHVVGITILEQAFSAAGFDVVNLGVQTSQEEFAEAAVAHDAEAVLVSSLYGHAEQDCQGFHEVLEDAGVEAVTYIGGNLAVGQDDFEQTRRTFRELGFDRVFDSETDPEEAIAALRRDLKITPTESERATVSS
- the mct gene encoding succinyl-CoA:mesaconate CoA-transferase, with amino-acid sequence MGALSNLRVLDLTQVLAGPYCTMLLADMGADVVKIERPGGDLIRSNPPYVSDPDEEAYGGYFQSVNRGKKSLELDFGDEEDRADFLSLVEEADVVVENYRAGTMEKYDLGYETLREHNPGLIYSSIRGFGDPRTGETDRQGQPSFDLIAQALGGVMEITGQEDGPPTKVGPGIGDLFTATLNCIGILAAVNHREQTGEGQYVDTGMYDSMLSLTERAIYQQSYTGEAPTRQGNSHPTLFPYDAFETNDGYAVIAAFGTNHWQALCDAMDREDLADAHPTAADRLEHREHLREQIADWASGLETDELVGRLEGRVPAAPVQSTEEIFDDPHVHDRDMLVPVEQPGAGETVEIAGNPIKMTATPPEPRGRAPLLDEHREDVLGEESEVAADD